In Candidatus Bathyarchaeia archaeon, a genomic segment contains:
- a CDS encoding SRPBCC domain-containing protein, producing MPKSYVARQSYYFEKAPPEKVFLALTEPKMLVKWFLSRAKVEPKKGGSYSFDWVGGYHMTDKVKRFEANKAVSFAWSDKIKNGEIAKTTASFEVAKKGKGTLLKLRHTDFKDPEHFADCSSRWAYYLTNMKSVLEQGVDLRSRYDG from the coding sequence ATGCCAAAGTCGTACGTAGCTAGGCAATCATACTATTTCGAGAAGGCGCCGCCTGAGAAGGTGTTCCTGGCCCTAACAGAGCCGAAGATGCTTGTGAAATGGTTCCTCTCGAGAGCAAAAGTCGAACCGAAGAAAGGTGGAAGTTACTCCTTCGATTGGGTCGGTGGATATCACATGACGGACAAGGTGAAGAGATTTGAGGCGAACAAGGCCGTATCGTTCGCCTGGTCAGACAAAATAAAAAACGGAGAGATCGCGAAGACCACTGCCTCGTTCGAAGTAGCCAAGAAAGGAAAAGGGACGCTATTGAAGCTGCGCCATACCGATTTCAAAGACCCCGAACATTTCGCTGACTGTTCGTCACGATGGGCGTACTACTTGACGAATATGAAGTCGGTTTTGGAGCAAGGCGTCGACCTACGTTCAAGATACGATGGGTAA